From a region of the Paraburkholderia caribensis genome:
- a CDS encoding HpcH/HpaI aldolase/citrate lyase family protein: MSQPVDRHRRSFLFVPGTRPERFEKALGSGADAVIVDLEDAVAPGDKDRARQTVAGWLSWERPVLIRVNAVGTPWFEQDAALGRLRGVAGIVLPKAERAADIATLVSRTRSTMPVFPLIESAKGMWNALEVAKAPFVHQLMFGTLDFCADLGMASDGAELDTFRARLAMVSRVAEIRPPIDGVTPAIDDARTLEAETTRAKRWGFAGKLCIHPKQVSTVNDCFAPGAADIAWAKKVLDAFERANGAAVAVDGKMVDRPVMLRAQGILDASRA; encoded by the coding sequence ATGTCGCAGCCTGTTGATCGCCACCGTCGCTCGTTTCTGTTCGTGCCGGGCACGCGTCCGGAACGCTTCGAGAAGGCCTTGGGCAGCGGCGCGGACGCTGTCATCGTCGATCTCGAGGACGCCGTCGCACCCGGCGACAAGGACCGCGCCAGACAGACCGTCGCCGGGTGGCTCTCGTGGGAGCGCCCCGTGCTGATCCGCGTGAACGCGGTCGGCACGCCCTGGTTCGAGCAGGACGCCGCGCTGGGAAGATTGCGCGGCGTCGCGGGCATCGTCTTGCCCAAAGCCGAGCGCGCAGCCGATATCGCCACGCTCGTTTCACGCACCCGAAGCACGATGCCCGTCTTTCCGTTGATCGAAAGCGCGAAGGGCATGTGGAACGCGCTCGAAGTCGCGAAGGCGCCGTTCGTTCATCAACTGATGTTCGGCACGCTCGACTTTTGCGCCGACCTGGGCATGGCATCCGACGGCGCGGAACTGGATACGTTTCGCGCCAGGCTCGCAATGGTGTCGCGCGTCGCGGAGATCCGGCCGCCCATCGACGGCGTGACGCCCGCCATCGACGATGCCCGAACGCTCGAAGCCGAAACGACGAGAGCAAAGCGCTGGGGATTTGCGGGCAAGCTGTGCATTCATCCCAAACAGGTTTCGACGGTCAACGACTGCTTCGCGCCGGGCGCGGCGGACATAGCGTGGGCGAAGAAAGTGCTCGACGCGTTCGAGCGTGCGAACGGCGCGGCAGTGGCAGTGGACGGGAAGATGGTGGACCGGCCCGTCATGCTTCGCGCGCAAGGCATTCTCGACGCAAGCCGCGCCTGA
- a CDS encoding LysR substrate-binding domain-containing protein translates to MDVRQLRYFVSIVDYGSLGKAAEKLFVAQPSLSQQMARLEEELGVPLLLRSNHGVTPTAEGDALYRHARLVLRQMEQLKQEVTKGAGSESGTVAVGLPTTMASVLAVPLFERIQDRYPGIRLQFFESMSGYLNELLANGRLDLAILFRESDTPGISALPVLDETLYLLGEPGGAVSPRSTTCPLARLAGVKLVAPGVSNGLRLLIERTFSSEKVELNIIADIDSLPSMLLIAHSGRACMILPSSALAQLDRTRMPKMRKIVDPVIRRPASICWPNGVPMHSATVAVRRTLIGLIAEQVECETWQGVTLRKQATPG, encoded by the coding sequence ATGGACGTTCGCCAGCTTCGCTACTTTGTCAGCATCGTCGATTACGGCAGCCTTGGCAAAGCGGCGGAAAAGCTCTTTGTCGCGCAGCCTTCGCTAAGTCAGCAGATGGCGCGTCTCGAAGAAGAACTCGGCGTGCCGCTGCTGTTGCGCAGCAATCATGGCGTCACGCCGACGGCCGAAGGCGATGCGCTTTATCGTCATGCGCGGCTCGTGCTGCGGCAGATGGAACAGCTCAAGCAGGAAGTGACGAAAGGCGCGGGCAGCGAGTCGGGCACGGTTGCCGTCGGCCTGCCGACGACCATGGCATCGGTGCTCGCCGTGCCGCTCTTCGAGCGGATTCAGGACCGCTATCCAGGCATCCGTCTGCAGTTCTTCGAGAGCATGAGCGGCTATCTGAACGAGCTGCTCGCGAACGGCAGGCTGGACCTCGCCATCCTGTTTCGCGAGTCCGATACGCCCGGCATTTCCGCGCTGCCCGTGCTCGACGAGACGCTCTATCTGCTCGGCGAACCAGGCGGCGCGGTCTCGCCGCGTTCGACCACCTGTCCGCTCGCCAGGCTCGCGGGCGTCAAGCTGGTTGCGCCTGGTGTATCGAATGGCTTGCGGCTTCTGATCGAGCGGACCTTTTCGAGCGAGAAGGTCGAGTTGAACATCATCGCCGATATCGATTCGTTGCCGTCCATGTTGCTGATTGCCCATTCGGGCCGGGCGTGCATGATTCTGCCGTCGTCGGCGCTCGCGCAACTCGATCGAACCCGCATGCCGAAGATGCGCAAGATCGTCGATCCCGTGATTCGCCGTCCAGCCAGCATCTGCTGGCCAAACGGCGTGCCCATGCATTCGGCAACGGTGGCCGTGCGGCGAACGCTCATCGGGTTGATTGCGGAGCAGGTCGAATGCGAAACATGGCAGGGCGTGACGCTGCGCAAGCAAGCCACGCCCGGCTGA
- a CDS encoding MFS transporter, giving the protein MSVNAAGRLDRLPICSFHWKILGLIAGGAFLDAFDIYLANGSVAAMVKEGFTDLQHGAMFVSATFVGMMIGAYAAGHIGDRLGRRYSYQLNLGIFGLASIAACFAPNIEWLIVLRFIMGVGLGAELVVAAGTLAEFVPPATRGKWVSLLAIIINSGLFAALAAGYWIIPNLGWRYMFAIAGIGALVVWFLRHRMPESPRWLESTGRIDEAEATLAAIEREVEARVGTLPPVQRVVNLNVGAVPLRALFAPGMRGRTCVAALTAIAVNIGLYGFIAWLPTFFVSEGLSIVKSLGFVMLMSIGSPVGGLVGYLIADRIGRAKGIVLAALLSIVLGWIYVTLREPAQIIVVGFCLVTTIYTITTLGLFGYIPELFPTEVRLRGTGVAGTCGRAASIATPYLALLLYQRVGVGGVIAMVSVIFAVLCVAICILRVETSRHALEDVAPGTSDATSAAGHRDGAHAAEHA; this is encoded by the coding sequence ATGTCCGTCAACGCCGCCGGTCGGCTCGACCGTCTGCCCATTTGCAGTTTTCACTGGAAGATACTTGGCCTGATCGCCGGTGGCGCGTTTCTCGACGCGTTCGACATCTATCTCGCCAACGGCTCGGTCGCAGCCATGGTGAAGGAAGGCTTCACCGATCTCCAGCATGGCGCGATGTTCGTCTCGGCGACCTTCGTCGGCATGATGATCGGCGCGTATGCGGCGGGCCATATCGGCGACCGGCTCGGACGACGTTACTCGTATCAGCTGAATCTCGGCATCTTCGGGCTGGCTTCGATTGCCGCGTGCTTCGCGCCGAACATCGAATGGCTGATCGTGCTGCGCTTCATCATGGGCGTGGGGCTCGGCGCCGAACTGGTGGTCGCGGCGGGCACGCTCGCCGAGTTCGTGCCGCCCGCGACGCGCGGCAAGTGGGTCTCGCTGCTCGCCATCATCATCAACAGCGGGTTGTTCGCGGCGCTCGCGGCGGGCTACTGGATCATTCCGAACCTCGGCTGGCGCTATATGTTCGCGATCGCGGGCATCGGCGCGCTGGTCGTGTGGTTCCTGCGGCACCGGATGCCCGAATCGCCGCGCTGGCTCGAATCGACGGGCCGGATCGACGAAGCGGAAGCGACGCTCGCCGCCATCGAGCGTGAAGTCGAAGCGCGCGTCGGCACCTTGCCGCCCGTGCAACGCGTGGTCAACCTGAACGTCGGCGCCGTGCCGCTGCGCGCACTGTTCGCGCCGGGCATGCGCGGGCGTACCTGCGTCGCGGCGCTCACGGCGATTGCCGTCAACATCGGGCTGTATGGTTTCATCGCGTGGCTGCCGACCTTCTTCGTCAGCGAGGGCCTGTCGATCGTCAAGTCGCTCGGCTTCGTGATGCTGATGTCGATCGGCTCGCCCGTCGGCGGCCTGGTCGGCTATCTGATCGCCGACCGGATCGGCCGCGCGAAAGGCATCGTGCTCGCCGCGCTGCTCAGCATCGTGTTGGGGTGGATCTACGTGACGTTGCGCGAGCCCGCGCAGATCATCGTCGTCGGTTTCTGTCTCGTCACGACGATCTATACGATCACGACGCTCGGGCTGTTCGGCTACATTCCTGAACTGTTTCCGACGGAAGTCCGCCTGCGCGGCACGGGCGTCGCGGGCACATGCGGACGTGCCGCGTCGATCGCCACGCCGTATCTGGCGCTGCTGCTGTATCAGCGGGTCGGGGTGGGGGGCGTGATTGCGATGGTGAGCGTGATCTTTGCCGTGCTGTGCGTCGCGATCTGCATCCTCCGCGTCGAGACGAGCCGGCACGCGCTAGAGGATGTCGCGCCGGGAACCAGCGACGCCACGTCTGCTGCCGGCCACCGCGACGGCGCGCACGCGGCGGAACACGCCTGA
- a CDS encoding CaiB/BaiF CoA transferase family protein: protein MRPLQGIKVVTFEHAIAAPFCTRQLADLGARVIKIERPGTGDFARGYDERVSGLASHFVWTNRSKESITLDVKQPQALDIVHKLLADADVFVQNLAPGATQRLGFDYATLSVKYPKLIVCDISGYGLDGPFRDKKAYDLLIQSESGFLSITGAEGEPAKAGCSIADIAAGMYGYTNILAALLERAQTGRGKHIDVSMLESMVEWMSYPLYYSIDGQTPPRQAGASHATIFPYGPFVAGDGKTVMLGLQNEREWKNFCETVIARPELLTDERFASNSGRAQHREELTRVIVDAFSAWTAAQVIERLEQASIANARMNDMHDVWHHEQLQARQRWTHVQTAAGEIPALYPPGMAAADAPRMDAVPALGAHTDAILRELGFSAAEVDALRASHAV, encoded by the coding sequence ATGCGTCCGCTCCAGGGCATCAAGGTCGTCACGTTCGAACATGCGATCGCCGCGCCCTTCTGCACCCGTCAGCTCGCCGATCTCGGCGCGCGCGTCATCAAGATCGAGCGCCCCGGCACGGGCGACTTCGCGCGCGGCTACGACGAGCGCGTGTCGGGCCTCGCATCGCATTTCGTGTGGACCAACCGCTCGAAAGAAAGCATCACGCTCGATGTCAAGCAGCCGCAGGCACTCGACATCGTGCACAAGCTGCTCGCCGATGCCGACGTGTTCGTGCAGAACCTCGCGCCCGGCGCGACGCAGCGCCTCGGCTTCGACTACGCGACGCTGAGCGTGAAGTATCCGAAGCTGATTGTCTGCGATATCTCCGGCTATGGACTGGACGGACCCTTCCGCGACAAGAAAGCCTATGACCTGCTGATCCAGAGCGAGTCAGGCTTTCTGAGCATCACAGGTGCGGAAGGCGAGCCTGCGAAAGCGGGTTGCTCGATCGCGGACATTGCGGCGGGCATGTATGGCTACACCAACATCCTTGCCGCGCTGCTGGAACGCGCGCAGACGGGACGCGGCAAGCATATCGACGTGTCGATGCTCGAAAGCATGGTCGAGTGGATGAGCTATCCGCTCTACTACTCGATCGACGGACAGACGCCGCCGCGTCAGGCGGGCGCGTCTCACGCGACCATTTTCCCGTATGGTCCGTTCGTCGCCGGCGACGGCAAGACGGTGATGCTTGGCCTGCAAAACGAGCGCGAATGGAAGAACTTCTGCGAGACCGTGATCGCGCGTCCCGAACTGCTCACGGACGAGCGCTTCGCGTCGAACAGCGGCCGCGCGCAGCATCGCGAGGAACTCACGCGCGTGATCGTCGACGCGTTTTCCGCGTGGACAGCGGCGCAGGTGATCGAACGTCTGGAGCAGGCCAGCATCGCCAACGCGCGGATGAACGACATGCACGATGTCTGGCATCACGAACAGTTGCAGGCCCGGCAACGCTGGACGCATGTACAGACGGCTGCGGGCGAGATACCCGCGCTCTATCCGCCCGGCATGGCCGCCGCAGACGCGCCGCGCATGGACGCCGTTCCCGCGCTCGGCGCGCATACGGACGCGATCTTGCGTGAACTGGGCTTCAGCGCAGCGGAGGTGGACGCGCTGCGCGCATCCCATGCCGTGTAG
- a CDS encoding acyl-CoA dehydrogenase family protein yields MIHTVTDPFQDIREAVRDLCQQFPAEYFRKVDEERGYPEAFVDALTQAGWLAALIPQEYGGSGLGLTEASVIMEEINRSGGNSGACHGQMYNMGTLLRHGSAEQKRLYLPKIASGELRLQSMGVTEPTTGTDTTKIKTTAVRKGDRYVVNGQKVWISRVQHSDLMILLARTTPLADVTKKSAGMSIFIVDLREAIGHGMTVRPIPNMVNHETNELFFDNLEIPAENLIGEEGMGFRYILDGLNAERTLIAAECIGDGYWFIDKVSQYVKDRVVFGRPIGQNQGVQFPIARAYINVEAANLMRFEAARRFDAHEPCGAQANMAKLLAADASWEAANACLQFHGGFGFAAEYDVERKFRETRLYQVAPISTNLILSYVAEHILGLPRSF; encoded by the coding sequence ATGATCCACACCGTCACCGATCCGTTTCAGGATATCCGCGAAGCCGTTCGCGACCTCTGCCAGCAATTCCCCGCCGAGTACTTTCGCAAGGTCGATGAAGAACGCGGCTATCCCGAAGCCTTCGTCGACGCGCTGACCCAAGCGGGCTGGCTCGCCGCGCTGATCCCGCAAGAATATGGCGGCTCGGGCCTGGGGCTGACGGAAGCGTCCGTCATCATGGAAGAGATCAACCGCTCGGGCGGCAACTCGGGCGCGTGTCACGGGCAGATGTACAACATGGGCACGCTGCTGCGCCACGGCTCGGCGGAGCAGAAACGGCTGTATCTGCCGAAGATCGCGAGCGGCGAACTGCGCTTGCAGTCGATGGGCGTCACCGAGCCGACCACGGGCACCGACACGACGAAGATCAAGACCACGGCCGTGCGCAAGGGCGACCGTTATGTCGTCAACGGGCAAAAGGTGTGGATTTCGCGCGTCCAGCACTCCGACCTGATGATCCTGCTCGCCCGCACCACGCCGCTTGCCGACGTGACGAAGAAAAGCGCAGGGATGTCGATTTTCATCGTCGATCTGCGCGAAGCGATCGGTCACGGCATGACGGTTCGTCCGATTCCGAACATGGTGAATCACGAGACCAATGAACTGTTCTTCGACAACCTGGAAATTCCCGCTGAGAACCTGATCGGCGAAGAAGGCATGGGCTTCAGGTACATCCTCGATGGACTGAACGCCGAGCGCACGCTGATCGCGGCCGAATGCATCGGCGACGGCTACTGGTTCATCGACAAAGTCTCGCAGTACGTGAAGGACCGCGTCGTGTTCGGCCGCCCGATCGGCCAGAACCAGGGCGTGCAGTTTCCGATCGCGCGCGCGTACATCAACGTCGAAGCGGCGAACCTGATGCGTTTCGAGGCCGCGCGCCGCTTCGACGCGCACGAGCCATGCGGCGCGCAGGCCAACATGGCGAAGCTGCTCGCCGCCGACGCGTCATGGGAAGCCGCCAACGCCTGCCTGCAATTTCACGGCGGCTTCGGCTTCGCGGCCGAATACGATGTGGAGCGCAAATTCCGCGAGACACGTCTCTATCAGGTCGCACCCATCTCGACGAACCTGATCCTCTCGTACGTCGCCGAGCACATCCTCGGTCTGCCGCGTTCCTTCTGA
- a CDS encoding HTD2 family dehydratase: MTAQSTASATQTVIATDIVVPTSAVALGATLDYDAPLLPGDALALLWHWIFFRPTVAQAEIGEDGHPRKGGFLPDLGLPRRMWAGGRLRFHAPVTVGSAITRESSILNVSEKQGRTGKLGFVTVKHRIYCEGTLAIDEEQDIVYREPAAPGAPAPAPTAAPDSAQWHRQIVPDEVLMFRYSALTFNGHRIHYDKPYATQVEGYPNLVVHGPLIATLLMDLLRRHCPDGKVLEFSYKAMRPSFMGNALHLCGQPSADGKTVELWSKDHEGWLTMTARATLA; the protein is encoded by the coding sequence ATGACCGCGCAGTCCACTGCATCCGCTACGCAAACCGTAATCGCCACCGATATCGTCGTGCCTACCTCGGCCGTCGCGCTGGGCGCCACCCTCGACTACGACGCGCCGCTCCTTCCCGGCGACGCCCTTGCGCTTCTCTGGCACTGGATCTTCTTCCGCCCGACCGTCGCGCAGGCAGAGATCGGCGAAGACGGTCATCCGCGCAAAGGCGGCTTTCTTCCCGACCTCGGCTTGCCGCGCCGCATGTGGGCGGGCGGCCGCCTGCGCTTTCACGCGCCCGTGACGGTCGGCAGCGCGATCACGCGCGAATCGTCGATCCTGAACGTCAGCGAGAAGCAAGGCCGCACGGGCAAGCTCGGCTTCGTCACCGTGAAGCACCGCATTTATTGCGAGGGCACCCTTGCAATCGACGAAGAACAGGACATCGTGTACCGCGAACCGGCCGCACCTGGCGCGCCCGCTCCCGCGCCAACCGCCGCGCCGGATTCCGCGCAATGGCACCGGCAGATCGTCCCCGATGAAGTGCTGATGTTCCGTTACTCGGCACTGACCTTCAACGGCCATCGCATCCATTACGACAAGCCCTACGCGACGCAGGTGGAAGGCTATCCGAATCTCGTCGTGCATGGACCGCTGATCGCCACGCTGCTGATGGATCTGCTGCGCAGGCATTGCCCTGACGGCAAGGTACTCGAATTCTCTTACAAGGCGATGCGTCCGAGCTTCATGGGCAACGCCCTTCATCTGTGCGGCCAGCCGTCGGCGGACGGCAAGACGGTCGAACTCTGGTCGAAGGACCACGAAGGCTGGCTGACCATGACGGCGCGCGCGACGCTCGCCTGA
- a CDS encoding ATP adenylyltransferase family protein — protein MAHRHLAPGTLWPAIERQTEHALRCGALKPVDTIQTVIESGVVRFVVRQVSSLARKEQQRRQARERQTQKGPAPNPFLPYEPDLFVADITDTHLALLNKFNVIDHHLLIVTRDFQRQEALLDLADFDALMACMAEFDGIGFYNGGPEAGASQPHKHLQIVPLPLGDAAPSVPVAPLLAEAVADGPAMRVPGLPFRHAFARMASNAPEPADTARTALACYHTLLGAAGIGAIEANGARCQSSPYNLLVTREWMLLVPRSAEHVEGVSVNALGFAGSLFVRDAAHRASIERLGPMTVLQRAGLPWPQ, from the coding sequence ATGGCACATCGACATCTTGCGCCCGGCACGCTGTGGCCCGCGATCGAGCGGCAGACCGAACACGCGCTGCGCTGCGGCGCGCTGAAACCTGTCGATACCATCCAGACCGTGATCGAAAGCGGCGTTGTCCGCTTCGTCGTGCGACAGGTGTCGAGCCTCGCGCGCAAGGAGCAGCAGCGCCGCCAGGCGCGCGAACGGCAAACGCAGAAAGGTCCTGCCCCGAACCCGTTTCTTCCGTATGAGCCCGACCTGTTCGTCGCCGATATCACCGACACGCATCTGGCCTTGCTCAACAAGTTCAACGTCATCGATCATCATCTGCTGATCGTCACGCGCGATTTTCAGCGGCAGGAAGCGCTGCTCGATCTCGCGGACTTCGATGCGCTGATGGCCTGCATGGCCGAATTCGACGGCATCGGTTTTTACAATGGCGGCCCCGAGGCGGGCGCCAGTCAGCCGCACAAGCATCTGCAGATCGTGCCGCTGCCGCTCGGCGACGCCGCGCCGTCCGTGCCTGTCGCGCCGCTGCTCGCCGAAGCCGTCGCCGATGGGCCAGCGATGCGCGTGCCGGGCCTGCCGTTTCGTCATGCATTCGCGCGCATGGCGTCGAATGCCCCGGAGCCCGCCGATACCGCCAGAACGGCGCTTGCCTGCTACCACACGTTGCTCGGGGCAGCAGGTATCGGCGCGATCGAGGCCAATGGCGCGCGATGTCAATCGTCGCCGTACAACCTGCTCGTCACGCGCGAGTGGATGCTGCTCGTTCCGAGATCGGCGGAACATGTCGAGGGCGTGTCGGTGAACGCGTTGGGGTTCGCCGGATCGTTGTTCGTGCGCGACGCGGCGCACCGGGCGTCGATCGAGCGGCTCGGCCCGATGACCGTGCTGCAACGCGCCGGCCTGCCCTGGCCGCAATAG
- a CDS encoding adenosine-specific kinase, which produces MQLSAVTVVKPETTNFILGQSHFIKTVEDIHETLAGAVPGIRFGLAFCEASGKRLVRRSGTDDALVEMASQNALNVAAGHSFFVFLGDGFFPVNVLNALKAVPEVCRIFCATANPVEVLVAQTDQGRGIVGVIDGFSPLGVEGAEDVQWRKDLLRTIGYKL; this is translated from the coding sequence ATGCAATTGTCCGCCGTCACCGTCGTCAAGCCCGAAACGACCAACTTCATTCTCGGGCAATCTCATTTCATCAAGACCGTCGAGGATATCCACGAGACGCTCGCGGGCGCCGTGCCCGGCATCCGGTTCGGCCTCGCGTTCTGCGAAGCGTCCGGCAAGCGTCTGGTGCGGCGCTCGGGCACCGACGATGCGCTCGTCGAGATGGCCAGCCAGAACGCGCTGAACGTCGCGGCGGGCCACAGCTTCTTCGTGTTTCTCGGCGACGGCTTTTTCCCCGTCAACGTGCTGAATGCGCTGAAGGCCGTGCCCGAGGTGTGCCGCATCTTTTGCGCGACGGCGAACCCCGTCGAGGTGCTGGTGGCGCAAACCGATCAGGGCCGGGGCATCGTCGGCGTGATAGACGGGTTTTCGCCGCTCGGTGTCGAAGGCGCGGAAGACGTGCAGTGGCGCAAGGATCTGTTGCGCACGATCGGCTATAAACTTTGA
- a CDS encoding DMT family transporter, giving the protein MRKTLDGLAVSSMVMLCLIWGLQQAAMKSIAADVAPMLQVSLRSGVAAVLVWVFGRLIVRDTWLKGVALGPGSLVGVLFAAEFLFVAEGLRLTTASHMAVFLYTAPMFAAVGLQIVLPSERLTRIQWTGIAIAFVGIVVTFVGPGAGGGAGPSAPNWMLGDLLGICAGAVWGLTTVAVRASRLSEAPATQTLFYQLVWAFVVLLPFAVLSGQSTFHGTALAWASLGFQAFVVCFFSYVAWFYLLRIYLASRLGVLSFMAPMFGVALGALLLHERLDPTFLVGSALVLVGMLVVNGREWLKFVFARQRRDRKIGSA; this is encoded by the coding sequence ATGAGAAAGACTCTGGACGGCCTCGCCGTTTCAAGCATGGTGATGCTGTGCCTGATATGGGGACTCCAACAGGCGGCCATGAAATCGATCGCGGCCGACGTCGCACCCATGCTTCAGGTATCGCTGCGCTCCGGGGTTGCCGCCGTGCTGGTCTGGGTGTTCGGCCGGCTGATCGTGCGCGACACGTGGCTCAAGGGCGTTGCGCTCGGGCCGGGCTCGCTGGTCGGCGTGCTGTTTGCCGCCGAGTTTCTGTTCGTCGCGGAAGGCCTGCGCCTGACCACGGCGTCCCACATGGCCGTGTTCCTCTACACCGCACCGATGTTCGCGGCAGTCGGCTTGCAGATCGTGCTGCCCTCCGAACGCCTGACGCGCATCCAATGGACAGGCATCGCGATCGCCTTCGTCGGGATCGTGGTGACCTTCGTCGGGCCGGGCGCGGGAGGGGGAGCAGGGCCGTCGGCGCCGAACTGGATGCTGGGCGACCTGCTGGGCATCTGCGCGGGCGCCGTGTGGGGTTTGACTACCGTGGCCGTGCGCGCGTCGCGCCTGAGCGAAGCGCCCGCCACGCAGACGCTGTTCTATCAACTGGTGTGGGCCTTCGTCGTGTTGCTGCCGTTCGCCGTGCTGTCCGGCCAGTCCACGTTTCATGGCACCGCGCTAGCGTGGGCGAGCCTCGGGTTTCAGGCCTTCGTCGTTTGCTTCTTCAGTTATGTTGCGTGGTTCTATCTGCTGAGAATCTATCTCGCGTCGCGGCTTGGCGTGCTGTCGTTCATGGCGCCGATGTTCGGCGTCGCGCTCGGTGCGCTGCTGCTGCACGAGCGGCTCGATCCGACTTTTCTCGTGGGCTCGGCGCTCGTGCTGGTCGGCATGCTGGTCGTCAATGGACGCGAATGGCTGAAGTTCGTGTTCGCCCGGCAGCGGCGCGACCGAAAAATCGGTTCGGCGTGA
- a CDS encoding phosphatase PAP2 family protein, with protein sequence MIELASFAGRHALELMAATLLVAACIAYGAVQVARARMLTFDAAIRVGVVVIVIAAACFAALTHALLTDPALTRFDLAFALDLGATVPREVKHVFAVATHLGDPEVLAVCCAAGVIALLSTRHILLACTLAAASGGNGLLNMTLKHLIRRARPEYDTAFASVHSWSFPSGHTSGSLATYGAIAYVLVRTLPVRWRLPVVLGAVAVVGMIAWSRLIIGVHFASDVLAGAMSSTAWLTACVLVAEWLRRRAVG encoded by the coding sequence ATGATCGAGCTTGCGAGCTTCGCGGGCCGGCATGCGCTCGAACTGATGGCGGCGACGTTGCTGGTCGCGGCGTGCATCGCGTATGGCGCGGTTCAGGTGGCCCGTGCGCGCATGCTGACATTCGATGCCGCGATACGCGTGGGCGTGGTTGTCATCGTCATTGCGGCCGCGTGCTTCGCGGCCCTCACGCATGCGCTGTTGACCGATCCGGCCTTGACCCGCTTCGACCTCGCGTTCGCGCTCGATCTCGGGGCTACCGTGCCACGCGAAGTCAAACATGTCTTCGCTGTCGCGACACATCTTGGCGACCCCGAGGTGCTGGCCGTCTGCTGCGCGGCGGGTGTCATTGCGCTGCTGTCGACGCGCCACATTCTGCTCGCCTGCACGCTCGCCGCGGCTTCGGGCGGCAACGGCCTGTTGAACATGACGCTGAAGCACTTGATCCGGCGCGCGCGCCCCGAATACGACACCGCGTTCGCGTCCGTGCATAGCTGGAGTTTCCCGAGCGGCCACACCTCCGGCTCGCTCGCGACCTACGGCGCGATCGCGTATGTGCTCGTGCGGACGCTGCCCGTGCGCTGGCGGCTGCCCGTGGTGCTCGGCGCGGTAGCGGTTGTCGGGATGATTGCGTGGAGCCGGTTGATCATCGGCGTGCATTTCGCCAGCGATGTGCTGGCGGGTGCGATGTCGTCGACAGCTTGGCTCACCGCATGCGTGCTCGTGGCGGAGTGGCTACGGCGACGCGCTGTCGGCTGA
- a CDS encoding metallophosphoesterase family protein, protein MTLLLQISDPHFGTERPGVVEALLQLAAREQPELVVLSGDITQRARRSQFTAARAFIDRLGAIPALVIPGNHDIPLFNLFARVLHPYANHRRVFGADLEPVFESRELLVIGLNTTRRARHTDGEVSAEQIERAARRLERATPLQLRVVVTHHPVASVAAEDTRNLLHGREPAIQRWAQAGVDLIVGGHIHLPYVLPLAGRMDIARPVWAVQAGTAVSTRIRGQMSNSVNLIRYDAGDPNGRKAVVARYDYDENGNAFVPVLEHELELAGPDEVLSPVAARAAGTP, encoded by the coding sequence ATGACGCTGTTGCTCCAGATCTCCGATCCGCATTTCGGCACTGAACGGCCCGGCGTCGTCGAAGCCTTGCTGCAACTCGCCGCACGCGAGCAGCCCGAGCTGGTCGTGCTGTCCGGCGATATCACGCAGCGCGCGCGGCGCAGCCAGTTCACCGCGGCGCGGGCGTTCATCGACCGGCTCGGCGCAATACCCGCGCTGGTGATTCCCGGCAATCACGACATTCCCCTCTTCAACCTGTTTGCGCGCGTGCTGCATCCGTATGCGAATCATCGGCGCGTGTTTGGCGCCGATCTCGAACCCGTGTTCGAGTCGCGCGAACTGCTGGTGATCGGGCTGAACACGACCCGTCGCGCGCGGCACACGGATGGCGAGGTGTCCGCGGAACAGATCGAACGCGCCGCGCGGCGGCTCGAACGCGCGACGCCGTTGCAGCTGCGCGTGGTGGTCACGCATCATCCCGTGGCGTCCGTCGCGGCGGAAGACACGCGCAACCTGCTGCACGGCCGCGAACCCGCCATCCAGCGTTGGGCGCAGGCGGGTGTCGATCTGATCGTGGGCGGACATATCCATTTGCCTTACGTGCTGCCCCTCGCGGGCCGCATGGACATCGCGCGGCCCGTGTGGGCCGTGCAGGCGGGCACGGCTGTATCGACGCGCATTCGCGGGCAGATGTCGAATTCGGTCAATCTGATTCGCTACGACGCGGGCGATCCGAATGGACGCAAGGCCGTCGTGGCCCGCTATGACTACGACGAGAACGGCAACGCATTCGTGCCCGTGCTGGAGCATGAACTGGAACTCGCCGGCCCGGATGAAGTGCTGTCGCCCGTTGCCGCGCGCGCGGCGGGAACGCCATGA